In Oncorhynchus keta strain PuntledgeMale-10-30-2019 chromosome 19, Oket_V2, whole genome shotgun sequence, a single genomic region encodes these proteins:
- the LOC118376863 gene encoding uncharacterized protein LOC118376863, producing MDLMVDLKSLGDPIKQFSDYVSGTGTKPDNKIGTKKSTGARRKSVVVSTGARRKSVVVVRRHSIVRRKSVPCAKTCTKQRAVPDSWLSAYQADIQRERKLREKKIAERSIRRRSQHFRSQHCLQKSKTNARRNQKSVKDDSLFGAFQGLSLNVTGGAQSSMASGGDQCKIM from the exons atGGATCTTATGGTGGATCTTAAGTCCCTGGGTGATCCCATCAAGCAGTTCAGCGACTATGTGTCAGGGACGGGGACCAAACCGGACAACAAAATAGGCACCAAAAAGAGCACAGGGGCCAGACGGAAGAGTGTAGTCGTGAGCACAGGGGCCAGACGGAAGAGCGTAGTTGTAGTCCGGAGGCACAGCATAGTCAGGAGGAAGAGTGTCCCTTGCGCCAAAACTTGCACCAAGCAGAGAGCCGTACCAGACTCCTGGCTCAGTGCATACCAGGCTGACATTCAGAGAGAACG GAAACTGAGAGAGAAGAAGATTGCAGAAAGGTCCATCAGAAGGAGGAGTCAGCATTTCAGGAGCCAGCACTGCCTCCAAAAG AGTAAGACTAATGCCAGGAGGAACCAGAAATCTGTGAAGGATGATTCGCTGTTTGGTGCCTTCCAGGGGCTCAGTCTGAACGTGACGGGAGGTGCCCAGAGCTCGATGGCCTCAGGCGGGGACCAGTGTAAAATAATGTGA